The following nucleotide sequence is from Candidatus Alcyoniella australis.
GAGATCTTCGCCTTCGGCCTGTCCGAGCGCGCGCACGGGGCCGACGTCTATTCCACCGAAATGGCGCTGACCGAGGCGGGTGAGGGAAAGTACAAGGCCAACGGCAGCAAGTACTACATCGGCAACGGCAACGAGGCCAAGATGGTCTCGACCTTCGGCAAGTTCGCGGAGAGCGGCGACTACGTGTTCTTCATCGCCAACTACCTCAAACCGCAGTACGAGCTGGTCAAGAACATCGTCAACGCACAATCGTACGTGGCCGAGTACGCGCTGCACGACTACGAGGTCGGCGAGGACGAGATCCTAAGCAAAGGCCAGAACGCTTGGGACTCGGCGCTGAACACGGTCAACGTGGGCAAGTACAACCTGGGCTGGGCCTCGATCGGCATCTCCACCCACGCGTTCTACGAGGCGATCAAGCATGCGGCCAACCGCGTGCTCTACGGCATGCACGTCACCGACTTCCCGCACGTCAAGCAGTCGTTCGTCGACGCCTACTCGCGGCTGGTGGCGATGAAGCTCTTTGCCCTGCGCACCGCCGACTACATGCGCACCGCATCGCGCGAGGATCGGCGCTATTTGCTTTATAATCCCGCGGTCAAGATGAAGGTCACCACCCAGGGCGAGGACGTGATCAACCTGCTGTGGGACGTGATCGCGGCCAAGGGGTTCGAGAGCGACATGTATTTCGAAAGCGCGGCCCGCGACATCCGCGCCCTGCCCAAGCTCGAGGGCACGGTGCACGTCAACATCGCGCTGATCCTCAAGTTCATGCCCAACTACTTTTTCAACCCCGGCCAGTTTCCGGAGATGGGCACTCAGGACCAGATCGGCGACGACGCGTTCCTGTTCGACCAGGGTCCGACCAGGGGCCTGGGCAAAGTCCAGTTCCACGACTACAACGTCGCCTACGGCAAGTTCGACCTGCCCAACGTCAGGCTGTTCCGCGAGCAGATCGAGATCTTCAAAGAGGCGCTGATGGCTGCCGCGCCAATGGGCGATCAGCAGAAGGACATGGACTTCCTGCTGACCATCGGCGAGATCTTCACCCTGGTGGTCTACGGCCAGCTGGTGCTGGAAAACGCCGAGCTGTACAAGCTCGAGAACGACGTGGTCGACCAGATCTTCGACTTCATGGTGCGCGACTTCTCCAAGTTCGCGCTCCAGCTCTACGCCAAACCCAGCAGCACGGAAACGCAGCAGGAATATTGCCTGAAGATGATCCGCAAACCCGCGGTCGATCAGCAGCGCTACGAGCGCGTCTGGAGCGAGTTCGTCTACCCGCTCAAGGACGCCTACGAGATGAATCCCTGAGCTGAGAACCGAGCCGTATGAACGAAGAACGCCGCGGCTCAAGCCGAGTCCTCAAGCGCCTGATGCTGCTGTTCGGCACTGACGAGCCGCGCAACCAGGGCTTTACGCGCAACCTCTCGCGCGAGGGAATCGAGATCGCGGCCAGGAAGGTCCCGCCGCCCAAGACCGAACTGCTGATCCGTTTGCAGACCGACTCGGGCGACATCGATCTGCACGGAGTGGTGCGCTGGCGCAAGGCCGGCCAAAGCATGGGC
It contains:
- a CDS encoding acyl-CoA dehydrogenase; translated protein: MILLNPKQHTRHYPDERTRELMLKTIEFFESKGKGKLKQDDRERTWYRDFLDFNKQEKLFATLLTPAGYGAEDSRWDTWRICEFNEILAFYGLHYWYAWQVSILGLGPIWMSDNEQLKQRAAQQLIDGEIFAFGLSERAHGADVYSTEMALTEAGEGKYKANGSKYYIGNGNEAKMVSTFGKFAESGDYVFFIANYLKPQYELVKNIVNAQSYVAEYALHDYEVGEDEILSKGQNAWDSALNTVNVGKYNLGWASIGISTHAFYEAIKHAANRVLYGMHVTDFPHVKQSFVDAYSRLVAMKLFALRTADYMRTASREDRRYLLYNPAVKMKVTTQGEDVINLLWDVIAAKGFESDMYFESAARDIRALPKLEGTVHVNIALILKFMPNYFFNPGQFPEMGTQDQIGDDAFLFDQGPTRGLGKVQFHDYNVAYGKFDLPNVRLFREQIEIFKEALMAAAPMGDQQKDMDFLLTIGEIFTLVVYGQLVLENAELYKLENDVVDQIFDFMVRDFSKFALQLYAKPSSTETQQEYCLKMIRKPAVDQQRYERVWSEFVYPLKDAYEMNP
- a CDS encoding PilZ domain-containing protein, with the translated sequence MNEERRGSSRVLKRLMLLFGTDEPRNQGFTRNLSREGIEIAARKVPPPKTELLIRLQTDSGDIDLHGVVRWRKAGQSMGVELHERPLAYLDLLSELSGNLRAR